In the genome of Thiomicrospira aerophila AL3, one region contains:
- the vapC gene encoding type II toxin-antitoxin system tRNA(fMet)-specific endonuclease VapC, translating into MIKYLLDTNICIYVIKRRPIEVLSRFNEAAGHLAISSITLAELLHGVEKSQHTSKNLQAVEDFCSRLDVIEYDPKAAAHYGEIRAELELTGTTIGVNDLHIAGHARSLGTILVTNNMKEFERVEGLRLQNWISLEPVNNSV; encoded by the coding sequence ATGATTAAATATTTGCTGGATACAAATATCTGCATTTATGTGATTAAACGTCGCCCGATTGAAGTGCTAAGCAGGTTTAATGAAGCGGCTGGGCATTTGGCTATTTCATCGATTACACTTGCTGAACTTTTACACGGCGTAGAAAAAAGCCAACATACGAGCAAAAACCTGCAAGCTGTGGAAGATTTTTGTAGTCGATTAGACGTTATAGAATATGACCCAAAAGCAGCCGCTCATTACGGTGAAATTCGTGCCGAACTTGAACTTACCGGAACGACTATTGGAGTGAATGATCTTCACATTGCTGGTCATGCAAGAAGCCTTGGTACAATTTTAGTCACCAACAACATGAAAGAATTTGAGCGAGTTGAAGGATTGAGATTGCAGAACTGGATAAGTTTAGAGCCTGTAAATAATTCTGTGTAA
- the vapB gene encoding type II toxin-antitoxin system VapB family antitoxin, whose protein sequence is MITATVFENNKTQAVRLPVAVRFESSVKKVFVRKQGKERIITPVENTWDSFFLSPTTSVTDDFLNERAEQTETPRESFDD, encoded by the coding sequence ATGATTACAGCGACGGTTTTTGAAAACAACAAAACTCAAGCAGTACGCTTACCTGTAGCTGTTCGGTTTGAATCTTCAGTCAAAAAGGTATTTGTTAGAAAACAGGGTAAAGAGCGCATCATCACGCCGGTTGAAAATACCTGGGATAGTTTTTTCTTATCTCCGACAACATCTGTGACTGACGATTTTTTAAACGAACGTGCCGAACAAACTGAAACACCCAGAGAATCTTTCGATGATTAA
- a CDS encoding anti-phage deoxyguanosine triphosphatase, producing MAMGDATFSQDDACIWVEKYTEMLDPARKSARPPHMAYQRDRARVIHSASFRRLQSKTQIFGLNESDFFRTRLTHSMEVAQIGSGIVEHLALREEADHYQAWLPSPYLIEAICLAHDLGHPPFGHGGEVALNYMMRHHGGFEGNAQTLRILAYLGEYTPKNGLDLTRRATLGVMKYPAIYEDLVALDTGYQACLNLPPVTDFKTWNMKPWHPPKCLYQEEASVVDWLLSPFSEQDRAVFLAIKPPIDPTSKQRVRTQFKAFDTTIMELADDIAYGIHDLEDAVAMKMVTRDLWQVEVMAHPHFIAHRLWDNTMTDRLFSGSSKQRKHAVSKMVGIMVEEIFVIERDQFAHPLLRYQACLPTAQAQVLELLKQFVFKNVITIPEVKGMEYKGQLIVMTLFEALEANADRLLPANTLAKFNQAESERARKRVICDYIAGMTNNYASKLYEKFFLPKQGSVFDRI from the coding sequence ATGGCGATGGGTGACGCAACCTTCAGTCAGGATGACGCATGTATTTGGGTTGAAAAATATACCGAAATGCTTGATCCGGCACGTAAGTCGGCGCGCCCACCGCACATGGCCTACCAACGTGATCGCGCTCGTGTTATTCATTCTGCCTCCTTTCGGCGTTTGCAGTCCAAAACGCAAATTTTTGGCTTAAATGAGTCGGATTTTTTTCGCACGCGTTTGACCCATTCAATGGAAGTGGCGCAAATTGGCTCAGGTATTGTAGAGCATTTAGCCTTGCGTGAAGAGGCCGACCATTACCAGGCCTGGTTACCTTCGCCCTATTTAATTGAAGCGATTTGTTTAGCGCATGATCTGGGTCATCCACCCTTTGGGCATGGTGGTGAAGTGGCGCTTAACTACATGATGCGTCATCATGGTGGTTTTGAAGGTAATGCGCAAACCTTACGAATCTTGGCTTACTTAGGCGAATACACGCCTAAAAACGGTTTGGATTTAACCCGACGTGCAACGCTAGGTGTAATGAAATATCCGGCGATTTATGAAGACTTAGTGGCGCTGGATACCGGCTACCAGGCCTGCTTAAACTTACCTCCAGTCACCGACTTTAAAACCTGGAATATGAAACCTTGGCATCCGCCCAAGTGTTTATATCAAGAAGAAGCATCGGTAGTTGACTGGTTGTTATCGCCCTTTAGTGAGCAGGATCGAGCGGTGTTTTTAGCCATTAAACCGCCAATTGATCCCACATCAAAACAACGCGTTCGTACCCAATTTAAAGCCTTTGACACCACGATTATGGAACTGGCTGATGACATTGCCTATGGCATCCATGATCTAGAGGATGCGGTGGCGATGAAAATGGTCACGCGAGATTTATGGCAAGTCGAAGTAATGGCGCATCCGCATTTTATAGCGCATCGTTTATGGGATAACACCATGACAGATCGATTGTTTAGTGGCAGCTCAAAACAGCGCAAACACGCGGTATCGAAAATGGTCGGCATTATGGTGGAAGAGATTTTTGTGATTGAGCGTGATCAATTCGCGCATCCATTATTGCGTTACCAGGCCTGCTTACCGACGGCGCAAGCGCAAGTGTTAGAACTGTTAAAACAATTCGTGTTTAAAAATGTCATTACCATTCCCGAAGTGAAGGGGATGGAGTACAAGGGGCAACTAATTGTGATGACCTTATTTGAAGCACTTGAGGCCAATGCCGATCGATTATTACCCGCTAATACCTTGGCTAAGTTTAATCAGGCGGAATCTGAACGGGCGCGTAAACGGGTGATTTGTGACTACATCGCCGGTATGACCAATAACTATGCGTCGAAACTCTATGAAAAATTCTTCCTACCTAAACAAGGTTCGGTATTTGATAGAATTTAG
- the gltX gene encoding glutamate--tRNA ligase → MIRTRFAPSPTGYLHIGGVRTALFSWLYARKMGGEFILRIEDTDLERSTQESVNAILEGMAWLGLDYDQGPFFQTHHFERYKAVIAQLIAQGDAYYCYATPEELDAMREQQRLNGEKPRYDGRYRNFTGTPPEGIKPVVRFKNPLDGEVVIDDMVKGQVTVKNAEIDDLIIARSDGTPTYNLTVVVDDWDMGITHVIRGDDHLNNTPRQINILKALGAPIPKYAHIPMVLGPDGARLSKRHGAVSVLQYKEEGYLPEALLNYLIRLGWSHGDQEIFSMDQMVEAFDLDAVNAAPSTFNDEKCLWVSQQHIQQAPAAHLARHLSHFMAERGCDLSQGPALDQVADLLRERARNLVEMADSALYFYQDFSEFDADAAKKHLRPVAAEPLAKLLQKFSELKTWDTASIHQAIQGTATELDIGMGKVGMPLRVAITGAGQSPSIDATAALIGQHRCIARLQMALDFIAARAEQG, encoded by the coding sequence GTGATTCGCACTCGATTTGCCCCAAGTCCAACCGGTTATTTACACATTGGCGGCGTCCGTACCGCCTTATTTTCATGGTTATATGCACGCAAAATGGGCGGCGAGTTTATTTTACGAATCGAAGACACAGATCTCGAGCGCTCCACACAAGAATCAGTGAATGCTATTTTGGAAGGGATGGCTTGGCTTGGTTTGGATTATGATCAGGGTCCTTTTTTTCAAACCCATCATTTTGAACGTTACAAGGCGGTTATCGCGCAATTGATTGCGCAGGGTGATGCCTATTATTGTTATGCCACGCCGGAAGAGCTAGATGCGATGCGTGAACAGCAACGATTGAACGGTGAAAAACCCCGTTATGATGGTCGCTACCGTAATTTTACCGGTACGCCACCTGAAGGCATTAAACCGGTTGTGCGCTTTAAAAACCCGCTGGATGGTGAAGTGGTAATTGATGATATGGTTAAAGGCCAGGTGACGGTCAAAAATGCCGAAATTGATGACTTAATTATTGCCCGTTCTGATGGTACGCCGACTTATAACCTAACCGTGGTGGTTGACGACTGGGACATGGGTATTACCCATGTTATTCGCGGTGATGATCATTTAAATAATACGCCACGCCAAATTAATATTCTCAAAGCGCTAGGCGCGCCGATTCCAAAATATGCGCATATTCCTATGGTGTTAGGCCCAGATGGTGCGCGCTTGTCAAAACGTCATGGTGCAGTCAGCGTATTGCAATATAAAGAAGAGGGCTATTTACCCGAAGCGCTACTTAACTATCTAATTCGATTGGGCTGGTCGCACGGTGATCAAGAGATCTTCTCGATGGATCAGATGGTTGAAGCCTTTGATTTAGACGCGGTCAATGCCGCGCCTTCGACCTTTAACGACGAAAAATGCTTGTGGGTGAGTCAACAGCATATTCAACAGGCTCCCGCCGCGCATTTAGCAAGACATTTGTCGCATTTTATGGCTGAACGTGGCTGTGATTTATCGCAAGGCCCCGCATTAGATCAAGTGGCAGATTTATTACGTGAGCGTGCGCGTAATTTGGTTGAAATGGCTGATAGTGCACTTTATTTTTACCAAGATTTCAGTGAGTTTGATGCCGATGCGGCTAAAAAGCATTTGCGCCCGGTGGCGGCTGAACCATTGGCTAAGTTGTTACAAAAATTTAGCGAGTTAAAAACCTGGGATACCGCAAGCATTCATCAAGCGATTCAAGGTACTGCGACCGAGCTAGATATTGGCATGGGCAAGGTGGGGATGCCCTTGCGAGTCGCGATAACAGGCGCCGGGCAGTCGCCCTCTATTGACGCAACAGCGGCGTTAATTGGTCAGCATCGTTGTATTGCACGCTTGCAAATGGCGTTGGATTTTATCGCCGCCCGGGCAGAGCAAGGCTAA
- a CDS encoding ABC transporter ATP-binding protein produces MSAQNSKVWIAELSHTFKKQPHPTLVNINLSVNQGEKIALIGRSGCGKSTLLQMIAGLLIPSDGAVRISGHTVTKPSAKWNMMFQKPSLYPWMTVRENAALGLVFAGTYKKNPEYVEKLLDMVGLTEHKDKNVQQLSGGQQQRVALARSLATDPDILLLDEPFSALDAFTRTSLQNEVAEICDRSNITLIIVTHDIEEAIAMSDRVIIMSHNPGEIVGELHVPLAFPRNRGAEEFSALRDQLFKQFEQIDQLKKQSA; encoded by the coding sequence ATGAGCGCACAAAATAGTAAAGTTTGGATTGCCGAGTTATCTCACACGTTTAAAAAACAACCCCACCCGACGCTAGTTAACATCAATTTGAGCGTGAACCAAGGTGAAAAAATTGCACTAATTGGACGCAGTGGCTGTGGTAAATCAACCTTACTGCAAATGATAGCAGGCCTGCTGATTCCCTCTGATGGCGCCGTGCGTATTAGCGGACACACGGTCACTAAACCCAGTGCCAAATGGAACATGATGTTTCAAAAACCCTCGCTATACCCTTGGATGACCGTGCGAGAAAACGCTGCACTGGGGCTGGTATTTGCCGGAACCTACAAGAAAAACCCTGAGTATGTTGAAAAACTTTTGGATATGGTGGGTTTAACCGAGCATAAAGATAAAAACGTTCAACAACTCTCCGGTGGCCAACAACAGCGCGTGGCGCTGGCACGGTCTCTCGCCACAGATCCGGATATTTTACTACTCGATGAACCTTTCTCAGCTCTCGATGCCTTTACTCGCACCAGTCTGCAAAACGAAGTCGCAGAGATTTGTGATCGCAGCAACATTACGCTGATTATCGTCACCCATGACATCGAAGAAGCGATTGCGATGTCTGATAGGGTGATAATCATGAGCCACAACCCAGGTGAAATTGTCGGCGAACTGCATGTTCCCTTAGCCTTTCCACGCAATCGCGGTGCTGAAGAATTCTCAGCATTGCGCGACCAACTTTTCAAACAGTTTGAACAGATTGATCAACTCAAAAAGCAATCTGCCTAA
- a CDS encoding ABC transporter substrate-binding protein, whose amino-acid sequence MKIKPDQLLVEDSFLNPNDYHFNQTKGRRDFILDSMAAAGGLAAAFSLPNAMANAAPFDDVVKIGYIPITDATILLVAHAMGYFEEEGLKVEKPTLIRGWSPLIEGFAARRFNLVHFLKPIPIWMRYNNNYPVKVTSWAHTNGSGLVVGRHINATQFSELGGLQVAVPYWYSMHNVVLQMGLREAGLEPVIQPQNAPLKPNQVNLQIMPPPDMPPALAARKIDAYIVAEPFNAAGEILAGAKMLRFTGDIWKNHPCCVVCMHEEQVEQQKVWTQKVMNAVVKGALYAQENKEEVAVMLSREGKNRYLPMTAEVVLKAMTDYNFDNYQAPHAIRNENWDVGRIDFNPWPYPSATKLIIDKMRETLVGGDKTFLENLTSDFVANDLVNYDYVKNAMDKHNAWTRIKDIDPNNPFEREEVVKL is encoded by the coding sequence ATGAAAATTAAACCTGACCAACTCCTCGTTGAGGATAGCTTTTTAAACCCTAATGACTATCACTTTAACCAAACAAAAGGCCGTCGTGACTTTATCCTAGACTCAATGGCCGCTGCTGGTGGTTTAGCCGCCGCCTTTAGTTTACCCAATGCGATGGCCAACGCAGCACCATTTGATGATGTGGTTAAGATTGGCTACATTCCGATTACCGACGCTACGATTCTACTCGTTGCGCACGCGATGGGCTATTTTGAAGAAGAAGGCCTTAAGGTAGAAAAACCGACCCTTATCCGTGGCTGGTCACCTTTAATTGAAGGCTTCGCCGCTCGCCGTTTTAACCTCGTCCACTTTTTAAAACCGATTCCCATTTGGATGCGCTACAACAATAACTACCCTGTTAAGGTCACCAGTTGGGCACATACCAATGGATCAGGCCTGGTCGTTGGTCGCCATATTAATGCCACCCAGTTTAGCGAACTTGGCGGACTCCAAGTTGCCGTACCCTACTGGTATTCGATGCATAATGTGGTGTTACAAATGGGCTTGCGTGAAGCAGGTTTAGAGCCTGTTATTCAACCTCAAAACGCGCCGCTCAAACCCAATCAGGTTAACCTGCAAATCATGCCACCACCTGATATGCCGCCTGCCCTAGCTGCACGAAAAATTGATGCCTACATCGTGGCTGAGCCGTTCAATGCAGCGGGCGAAATCTTGGCCGGTGCCAAAATGTTACGCTTTACCGGTGACATTTGGAAAAACCACCCTTGTTGCGTGGTCTGTATGCATGAAGAACAAGTGGAACAGCAAAAAGTCTGGACCCAAAAAGTCATGAATGCGGTTGTTAAAGGTGCGCTTTATGCCCAGGAAAACAAAGAGGAAGTGGCCGTCATGCTTTCGCGTGAAGGTAAAAACCGCTATTTGCCAATGACCGCTGAAGTCGTGTTAAAGGCCATGACCGATTACAATTTTGATAACTACCAAGCGCCCCATGCCATACGCAATGAAAACTGGGATGTAGGGCGCATTGATTTCAACCCATGGCCCTATCCATCGGCCACCAAGCTTATTATTGATAAAATGCGTGAGACCCTCGTCGGGGGCGATAAAACCTTCCTTGAAAATCTTACCAGTGATTTTGTGGCAAACGACCTGGTCAATTATGACTATGTTAAAAACGCTATGGATAAGCACAATGCTTGGACTAGAATCAAAGATATTGACCCAAACAACCCCTTTGAACGTGAAGAGGTGGTTAAATTATGA
- a CDS encoding ABC transporter permease, which translates to MMKSTTLPPSVAFGHLGIKKFKAMPAWSHNLLYATLGMLMLLAVWWFGGWLIASNPDTATFAGFGPGPAFAALYELVASGSIWQTIWSSLYRILIGLFWAIVIGVPVGVLIGYYAVARQVANMPFQFLRMISPLAWMPIAVLVFASWDNAIIFLITIAAVWPIIFGTAHGVQRIDPLWFKVAHNLGADGTQMLTRVIMPAIAQDVFAGIRLAVGVAWVVLVPAEYLGVTSGLGYAINDARDTLDYDKLAAIVIVIGIIGFMLDSIGAKLIKMYSWKME; encoded by the coding sequence ATGATGAAATCAACCACGCTGCCCCCCAGCGTGGCTTTTGGCCACCTGGGGATTAAAAAATTTAAGGCCATGCCAGCATGGTCACATAATCTACTCTATGCCACCTTAGGTATGTTAATGCTATTAGCGGTATGGTGGTTTGGCGGCTGGCTGATTGCCTCCAACCCAGATACCGCCACCTTTGCTGGTTTTGGACCCGGCCCGGCATTTGCTGCACTCTATGAACTTGTCGCATCAGGCAGTATTTGGCAAACCATTTGGTCGAGCTTGTATCGGATTTTAATTGGTCTATTTTGGGCGATTGTCATAGGCGTTCCTGTCGGGGTTTTGATTGGGTATTACGCGGTAGCGCGCCAAGTAGCCAATATGCCTTTTCAATTTTTACGCATGATTAGTCCACTAGCCTGGATGCCGATTGCGGTACTGGTCTTTGCTAGCTGGGATAACGCGATTATCTTTTTAATAACCATCGCTGCGGTTTGGCCGATTATTTTCGGTACGGCGCATGGTGTACAGCGCATTGACCCACTCTGGTTTAAAGTCGCACATAACTTGGGAGCAGATGGAACCCAAATGCTCACGCGGGTGATTATGCCGGCGATTGCACAAGATGTATTTGCCGGCATTCGATTGGCGGTTGGCGTCGCTTGGGTAGTGTTAGTTCCAGCAGAATACCTCGGGGTCACCAGTGGGTTAGGCTATGCTATTAATGATGCTCGAGATACGCTAGACTATGACAAACTAGCCGCTATTGTTATCGTGATCGGTATTATTGGCTTTATGCTTGATAGTATTGGCGCAAAACTGATTAAAATGTATAGCTGGAAAATGGAATAA
- a CDS encoding sigma-54-dependent Fis family transcriptional regulator, protein MNPSKSQDTANESEFTVIKQAAMQIELAADPDQAIYNILSICSRQMGLNRGRVFLKEANSDWLFAAYSYGLTPLEIERSRFHLKEGITGKVMATGQAAVVPDIDLEEDYLFRTVDRAALPQEPVAFFALPLIRKQKTVGVLTFNRLKNRQRSYDRDLAFLKIMATFISEILAVHQLIEQQTQHLKHENEQLRQVALGQGSQYGIIGESLALTQALDKAARAAATPVTVMLKGESGTGKEKFSRMVHRASHRKDGPFIAINCAAIPKDLIEAELFGYEKGSFTGAHQQKKGKFELANKGTLFLDEIGDLDLDLQSKLLRVLEEKSVTRLGGVEPVALDVRIIVASHKDLQQAVNDGRFRLDLFYRLNVFPIDLPPLRERHGDVRILARHFLDLTNQDYHSNVVLARETLGYFEQYDWPGNIRQLENVIKRAVLMANEHGIVSVATIQNILNDERGITHDTDMTKGQAPTPLMQSQLTPPVQDFQQHTTDTLTRSYWKVNQEDADMLQAALKQARGNKTRAAKLLNMTPRQLSYRLEKLGI, encoded by the coding sequence ATGAACCCATCAAAATCGCAAGACACGGCTAACGAATCCGAGTTTACCGTCATCAAACAAGCGGCCATGCAAATTGAGTTGGCCGCTGATCCTGATCAAGCCATCTATAACATTCTCAGCATCTGTTCTCGCCAAATGGGCCTAAACCGAGGGCGCGTTTTCTTAAAAGAAGCCAATAGCGATTGGTTATTTGCCGCCTATAGTTATGGTCTGACCCCTTTAGAAATCGAGCGCAGCCGTTTCCACCTGAAAGAAGGTATTACCGGTAAGGTCATGGCGACCGGACAAGCCGCGGTGGTACCCGACATTGACCTAGAGGAAGACTATTTATTTAGAACGGTGGATCGCGCAGCCCTGCCCCAAGAACCCGTCGCCTTCTTTGCGCTACCTTTAATTAGAAAGCAAAAAACTGTCGGTGTACTCACGTTTAACCGCCTGAAAAACCGCCAGCGCTCCTATGACCGTGATTTAGCCTTCTTAAAAATCATGGCCACCTTTATTAGTGAAATTTTGGCAGTCCATCAACTGATTGAACAACAAACGCAGCATCTAAAACACGAAAATGAACAACTACGTCAAGTGGCTTTAGGTCAAGGCAGCCAGTATGGCATTATTGGTGAAAGCTTGGCCTTAACCCAGGCACTGGATAAAGCCGCGCGTGCCGCCGCCACGCCCGTAACAGTGATGCTAAAGGGCGAATCAGGTACAGGTAAAGAAAAGTTTTCGCGGATGGTGCATCGAGCCAGTCACCGCAAAGACGGTCCCTTTATTGCGATTAACTGCGCGGCTATTCCTAAAGATTTAATTGAAGCCGAGTTGTTTGGTTATGAAAAAGGTAGCTTTACCGGTGCTCATCAACAAAAGAAAGGTAAATTTGAACTGGCCAACAAAGGCACGCTGTTTTTAGATGAAATTGGTGATTTAGATCTTGACCTTCAGTCGAAATTACTGCGCGTACTTGAAGAAAAATCGGTGACTCGACTTGGCGGGGTCGAACCAGTTGCGTTAGATGTGCGTATCATTGTGGCCTCGCATAAAGATTTACAACAAGCGGTCAATGATGGCCGTTTCCGGCTCGATTTATTCTATCGCTTAAATGTATTTCCGATTGACTTGCCACCCTTGCGAGAGCGTCATGGCGATGTGCGCATTCTCGCGCGCCATTTTTTAGACTTAACCAATCAAGACTACCATTCAAATGTTGTACTAGCCCGTGAAACGCTGGGGTACTTTGAGCAATATGATTGGCCGGGGAATATTCGCCAACTTGAGAATGTCATCAAACGCGCAGTATTAATGGCCAATGAGCATGGCATCGTATCGGTTGCGACTATCCAAAACATTTTAAATGATGAGCGCGGCATTACCCATGACACAGATATGACTAAGGGACAAGCACCGACACCTTTAATGCAAAGTCAACTCACCCCGCCCGTTCAGGATTTTCAACAACATACCACCGATACCCTTACCAGGTCTTACTGGAAGGTTAATCAAGAAGATGCCGATATGTTGCAAGCGGCACTTAAACAAGCGCGCGGCAATAAAACCCGCGCCGCAAAACTATTAAACATGACGCCACGTCAGTTAAGTTACCGCCTTGAAAAACTAGGCATTTAA